A window from Branchiostoma lanceolatum isolate klBraLanc5 chromosome 9, klBraLanc5.hap2, whole genome shotgun sequence encodes these proteins:
- the LOC136441832 gene encoding insulin-like growth factor-binding protein complex acid labile subunit, with protein sequence MWLHILIVLFAHTLKMIVASNALCPAGCSCPSETVECTKLGLVRAPASIPRHVRVLNMADNSLYDLESVSFRWFPYLQQLSLQRNRIERIEEHSFAQIDGLRRLYLTENNIGVVSRRSFRRLLRLRHLYLGWNRVSHLHSDTFRHLSRLKIVQLNNNNICTVTEGLFAGLSNLESLTLSHNCLSELPDGTFRDLGSLHTLLLHSNSLQYVQPGAFRGLQSVTSLNLSNNSLANITSDMLDGLPSLQVLELQNNRINFIHPEAFRAALNLTYLYLDFNRLKRPPVFRHQHPGLRFLSLPGNEIEQIPDVTFRNAPEIHTLLLGRNKLGRVPTEGLTVMTKLVVLNLSENPILELREHSFKGLENLRLLSLRDCLIRTVSGQAFNGLNQIMGVFLNGNRIVKLPSGIFSNLPSIFSINLKGNLLRHIETGAFGNHSASLRRLFLQNNRLQRVPKSGLGMMPNLKDLYLDHNPIRSIGYSSFSQLPNLRILGLRNCNLSRLHDAAFEGLGKLRQLDLRVNNLRNLPSTIFTDRSPDLVVELDQNPWTCDCGMLGFHQWLKTIQSFYREIVCVFPQWLQGARLTSLDSNSLNCSSDVSLLSITGRADVLFHNSDYWETSDSEFTTMSNMGNQKETYN encoded by the exons ATGTGGTTACATATTTTGATCGTTCTCTTTGCTCATACACTGAAGATGATAGTGGCATCCAACGCCCTCTGCCCAGCCGGATGTAGCTGCCCCTCCGAAACCGTGGAATGTACGAAGTTGGGGCTCGTCCGGGCACCAGCCTCCATCCCCAGACACGTCAGGGTGCTGAACATGGCCGACAACAGCCTGTACGACCTGGAGTCTGTAAGTTTCCGCTGGTTCCCGTACCTTCAGCAGCTGTCCCTGCAGAGGAACAGGATCGAGAGGATTGAAGAACACTCCTTCGCCCAGATCGACGGGCTGCGCCGGTTGTATCTGACGGAGAACAACATCGGTGTGGTCTCGCGCCGCTCTTTCAGACGGCTTCTGCGGCTACGACATCTCTATCTGGGGTGGAACCGCGTCTCTCACCTCCACTCTGACACGTTCCGTCATCTATCCAGGCTAAAGATTGTCCagttgaacaacaacaacatttgtaCAGTTACAGAAG GTCTGTTTGCCGGCCTGAGTAATCTGGAGTCACTGACGCTCAGCCACAACTGTTTATCAGAGCTGCCAGACGGCACATTCCGAGACTTGGGTAGTCTACACACACTCTTACTCCACAGCAACAGTCTGCAGTACGTTCAGCCTGGGGCATTCAGAG GTCTTCAATCTGTGACGTCACTCAATCTTTCGAACAACAGTCTGGCCAATATTACGTCAGACATGTTAGATGGTCTGCCTTCCCTCCAAGTTCTCGAGCTTCAGAATAATCGGATCAACTTCATCCACCCGGAAGCCTTTAGAGCAGCCCTAAACTTGACTTATTTGTACTTGGACTTCAACCGCCTCAAACGGCCACCTGTTTTTCGTCACCAACATCCGGGCCTCCGCTTTCTGTCCCTACCTGGGAACGAGATTGAACAGATCCCGGATGTGACTTTCAGGAATGCACCAGAAATCCACACACTTCTGCTTGGCCGCAACAAACTTGGACGCGTGCCCACAGAAGGACTAACCGTCATGACCAAGCTCGTGGTGTTGAACTTGTCTGAGAACCCTATTCTGGAACTTCGTGAGCATTCTTTCAAAGGGCTGGAAAACCTCAGGCTCTTGTCTCTGCGCGACTGCCTGATTCGCACCGTTTCTGGCCAGgctttcaatggtttaaaccaaaTCATGGGGGTATTTCTCAATGGAAACCGCATTGTTAAACTTCCATCAGGGATATTCTCAAACTTGCCGTCCATTTTCAGCATCAACTTAAAGGGGAACTTATTACGTCACATAGAAACTGGTGCATTTGGAAATCACTCGGCTTCACTGAGAAGACTGTTCCTGCAGAACAATCGTTTACAGCGGGTACCCAAAAGTGGCCTCGGTATGATGCCAAATCTGAAAGACCTTTATTTGGACCATAACCCAATCAGATCCATCGGTTATTCGTCATTTTCCCAGTTACCGAATCTGAGAATACTGGGGCTGCGTAACTGCAACTTGAGTCGCCTCCATGACGCCGCTTTTGAAGGACTCGGTAAACTACGACAGCTGGACTTGAGAGTAAACAACTTACGGAACCTACCATCCACCATTTTCACTGATAGGTCTCCAG ATCTAGTCGTGGAGCTTGACCAAAATCCATGGACCTGCGACTGTGGTATGCTGGGATTTCACCAGTGGTTGAAAACTATTCAAAGTTTTTACAGGGAAATCGTCTGTGTGTTCCCGCAGTGGTTACAAGGCGCCAGGCTAACTTCACTTGACTCCAACAGTCTCAACTGTAGCAGTGACGTTTCTCTTCTCTCAATAACCGGACGggctgatgttttgtttcacaACTCAGATTATTGGGAGACAAGTGATTCCGAATTCACCACAATGAGTAATATGGGCAACCAAAAGGAGACCTACAACTAA
- the LOC136441833 gene encoding monocarboxylate transporter 13-like translates to MPVRYTRPLDGGWGWAVVLAVFMIGACSLGVIRSFGVFLEEFTTQFDQSATATSLVISVCLGLTFGGTLLGVMLSARFGFRPVAMAGGVLAAVGCILTYFSTSIVHLYITVGVMAGLGSSLAMFPSLSLVGKYFDKKRAIANGIAFAGVGVGNIAFPPLFTYLIEEYGWRGSFLIAAGVMLNITAFAALLRPIHLPESESLPPPPEKAEEFHAYINEAFSADLSDIKMDQPVAQNNEQRENMKDLPPKSESLSLPLEKPEPVETHAYINEALSSDLGDIQLDQPVAINEQKEDIKDIPLSNEKGKPGRHWRKTLAEFKTLLANPRLGLFIMAQTCFLGFGLFVSIVHITPRARLLGIEQYESAFLVSLISIGDLIGRFLSGFLPTNNRFRRLHWYILLVLATGISSLLSPFAKTYPALAVYCTSVGLLVGAGLTLSMTILADLVGSTRLSDGMGLMTLLMSVSIMGAPPIAGKLYDSTGNYNLSFIFAGCGPILGGLIATILLCLGDENVRRESGRESSSPDPVNGARHSVVKPDTMDDCGNYEVTRL, encoded by the exons ATGCCTGTACGTTACACCAGGCCCTTAGATGGCGGATGGGGGTGGGCGGTGGTTCTAGCCGTATTCATGATCGGCGCCTGCAGTTTGGGAGTCATTCGATCCTTCGGCGTGTTTTTGGAAGAGTTCACAACGCAATTTGACCAGTCAGCTACGGCCACGTCACTGGTCATCTCCGTTTGTCTAGGACTAACATTTGGAGGAA CTTTACTTGGCGTCATGTTGAGCGCGAGGTTCGGCTTCAGACCGGTGGCGATGGCGGGTGGAGTCCTGGCGGCGGTTGGCTGCATTCTGACGTACTTCTCGACCAGTATAGTCCACCTGTACATCACTGTAGGCGTGATGGCCG GTTTAGGGTCGTCCCTGGCTATGTTCCCGAGCCTAAGTCTGGTGGGGAAATACTTCGACAAGAAGCGGGCCATCGCTAACGGTATTGCCTTCGCGGGTGTCGGAGTAGGCAACATCGCATTTCCTCCCCTCTTCACGTATCTGATAGAGGAGTACGGGTGGAGAGGGTCGTTCCTGATCGCCGCCGGAGTCATGCTCAACATCACGGCTTTCGCGGCCTTGTTGAGGCCGATTCACCTGCCTGAGTCTGAATCCTTGCCGCCGCCACCAGAAAAGGCCGAGGAATTCCATGCGTACATCAACGAAGCTTTCTCTGCAGACCTCAGTGACATCAAGATGGACCAACCAGTGGCTCAAAACAATGAACAAAGGGAAAATATGAAAGACCTTCCACCTAAATCTGAATCATTATCGCTACCATTAGAAAAGCCCGAGCCCGTAGAAACCCATGCGTACATTAACGAAGCTCTCTCTTCAGACCTCGGTGACATTCAGCTGGACCAACCGGTCGCCATCAACGAACAAAAGGAGGATATAAAAGACATTCCACTTTCCAATGAAAAGGGGAAACCAGGCCGCCATTGGAGGAAAACGCTAGCTGAATTTAAGACATTGTTGGCCAATCCTCGGCTAGGTCTCTTCATAATGGCACAGACGTGCTTCTTGGGGTTTGGCCTATTCGTTTCCATCGTGCATATCACTCCGCGCGCAAGGCTTCTCGGGATCGAGCAGTACGAGTCGGCGTTCCTTGTTTCCTTGATCTCTATAGGCGATCTGATTGGTCGGTTTCTGTCGGGATTTCTTCCTACGAACAACAGGTTTCGTCGTCTACATTGGTACATACTTCTCGTGTTGGCGACTGGCATCTCTTCTCTGTTGTCACCCTTTGCAAAGACTTACCCAGCGCTGGCTGTCTACTGCACTTCTGTAGGACTTCTGGTAGGAGCTGGATTGACTCTCTCAATGACGATCCTAGCGGATCTGGTCGGTTCTACAAGACTTTCCGATGGAATGGGGCTGATGACTTTGCTGATGAGCGTTTCAATCATGGGTGCACCGCCCATCGCAG GGAAGCTGTACGACTCCACTGGAAATTACAACTTGTCGTTCATCTTTGCTGGATGTGGTCCCATTCTAGGAGGACTGATAGCCACCATCTTGTTGTGCCTTGGGGACGAGAATGTTCGCCGAGAGTCTGGGAGGGAGAGCTCTTCTCCCGATCCCGTCAACGGAGCCCGACACAGTGTCGTCAAGCCAGACACGATGGACGATTGTGGAAATTATGAAGTAACCCGGTTATAG
- the LOC136442114 gene encoding uncharacterized protein, with the protein MAENGVVDGLGSSILVGVVKHEPGGRGKIMTVRYTKPLDGGWGWAVVLAVFVICACTMGVTRSFGVFFIEFTAQFNQPATSTSWVISVAMAITFGGAIFGGMFGTMFGFRPVAMVGGVLAAVGCILTSFAGSIVHLYLTTGVLTGFGSSLAFIPSMSMVGKYFDKKRALANGIAFSGVSVGNIVFPPVFTYLIEEYGWRGSFLIAAGVMLNITAFAALLRPIQLPMPTPGPDTQAPANPNAPYRNGPSDAEQRGLPRDDSEIGPPTGAGPADDMKVAIVSNGKSATPTPRSPGKMILAQWKSLLAYIPFVCLTISVFLLGFGFFIPIVHMAPRARYLGIEQYQAAFLISMISIGDVVGRIASGLLPTFRRFRLLHWYILAMLGMGTTSLLSPLANTYATLATYSVFYGILGGASMSISLTVLAELVGPARLSNAMGLMTLLMSVAILGGPPVAGALYDATQNYNMSFIVAGCAPVLGGLVAAIMLCLGDENVRRVSGRESSIPDPVNGARPSVVKSDDKDVLKPFAIETSMPVRYTRPLDGGWGWAVVLAVFMIGTCSFGVIRSFGVFLEEFTTQFDQSATATSLVISVCIGIAFGGTLLGVMLSARFGFRPVAMAGGVLAAVGCILTYFSTSIVHLYITVGVMRVNTMSSQCPYIVRVVILLKKMHTERKWYIIFLSSGLGSSLAFFPSLSLVGKYFDKKRAIANGIAVSGPSVGSMVFPPVFTYLIEEYGWRGSLLIAAGVMLNITAFAALLRPIQLPEKQLSLPSDRAETTSFSELNEVPQDRPTVRINEGKSCLSRSHWRTVIAELKALLTNPRLVSFITADMFFLGFGFFIPVVHIAPRARHLGIEPYQSAFLVSLIAIGDVISRFLSGFLPTCRKFRHLHWYTLSLLTTGISSLLSTLAKTYPALAAYCMVLGLLEGAGLAISLTVLADLVGPTRLSGAMGLVMLLMSVSVTGAPPIAGKLYDSTQNYNISFIVAGCGPILGGLIAAILLCFGDENVRRVSERQSPSTAFVNGARPSSVVKSDDKQLLKPFVIETSV; encoded by the exons ATGGCTGAAAATGGCGTTGTTGATGGTCTGGGCTCTAGTATCCTGGTTGGGGTTGTCAAACATGAACCTGGCGGCAGGGGAAAA ATCATGACGGTGCGTTACACCAAGCCTCTGGATGGGGGCTGGGGCTGGGCCGTGGTACTGGCGGTTTTCGTCATCTGCGCATGTACCATGGGAGTGACACGGTCGTTCGGTGTGTTCTTCATCGAGTTCACCGCGCAGTTCAACCAACCGGCAACTTCCACGTCATGGGTCATCTCTGTTGCTATGGCAATAACATTTGGAGGAG CGATTTTCGGCGGGATGTTCGGCACGATGTTCGGCTTCAGACCGGTGGCGATGGTGGGCGGAGTCCTGGCGGCGGTTGGATGCATTCTGACGTCATTCGCCGGCAGTATAGTCCACCTGTACCTCACCACGGGGGTTCTGACTG GTTTCGGTTCGTCCTTGGCTTTCATCCCAAGCATGAGCATGGTGGGGAAATACTTCGACAAGAAGCGGGCCCTCGCCAACGGCATCGCCTTCTCAGGCGTCAGCGTGGGCAACATCGTGTTTCCCCCCGTCTTCACGTATCTGATAGAGGAGTACGGGTGGAGAGGGTCGTTCTTGATTGCTGCCGGAGTCATGCTCAACATCACAGCTTTCGCGGCCTTGTTGAGGCCGATCCAGCTGCCCATGCCGACACCAGGGCCCGACACACAAGCGCCTGCAAACCCCAATGCACCGTATCGCAACGGGCCTTCAGACGCGGAGCAAAGAGGCTTGCCCCGGGACGATTCTGAGATCGGGCCGCCCACAGGCGCTGGTCCTGCTGACGATATGAAGGTTGCAATCGTATCAAATGGGAAGTCAGCAACGCCAACTCCCAGAAGTCCAGGGAAGATGATTCTGGCTCAGTGGAAGTCACTCTTGGCCTACATTCCATTCGTGTGTCTGACAATTTCCGTATTCCTCCTCGGCTTCGGCTTCTTCATTCCCATCGTGCACATGGCCCCGCGCGCAAGGTATCTCGGGATCGAGCAGTACCAGGCGGCGTTCTTGATCTCGATGATCTCTATAGGAGATGTGGTTGGCCGGATAGCGTCGGGGCTGCTTCCTACGTTCCGCAGATTCCGTCTCCTCCATTGGTACATCCTGGCCATGTTGGGGATGGGTACTACATCTCTTTTGTCACCGCTGGCAAATACGTACGCAACGTTAGCCACTTACAGCGTCTTCTACGGGATCCTGGGAGGAGCAAGCATGTCCATATCACTCACAGTCCTAGCGGAATTGGTTGGTCCTGCAAGGCTCTCCAACGCCATGGGGCTGATGACGCTGCTGATGAGCGTGGCAATTCTGGGTGGACCGCCTGTCGCCG GAGCACTGTACGACGCTACCCAAAATTACAACATGTCGTTCATCGTTGCCGGATGCGCCCCCGTGCTAGGAGGACTAGTAGCCGCCATCATGCTGTGCCTTGGGGACGAGAACGTTCGCCGAGTGTCTGGGAGGGAGAGCTCTATTCCCGACCCCGTCAACGGAGCCCGACCCAGCGTCGTCAAGTCAGACGACAAAGACGTTCTGAAGCCGTTTGCCATCGAAACATCA ATGCCTGTACGTTACACCAGACCCTTAGATGGCGGATGGGGGTGGGCGGTGGTTCTAGCCGTCTTCATGATCGGCACCTGCAGTTTTGGAGTCATTCGATCCTTCGGCGTGTTTTTAGAAGAGTTCACAACGCAGTTTGACCAATCAGCTACAGCCACGTCATTGGTCATCTCCGTTTGTATAGGCATCGCATTTGGAGGAA CTTTACTTGGCGTCATGCTAAGCGCGAGGTTCGGCTTCAGACCGGTGGCGATGGCGGGTGGGGTCCTGGCGGCGGTTGGCTGCATTCTGACGTACTTCTCGACCAGTATTGTCCACCTTTACATCACTGTAGGCGTGATG CGTGTGAACACGATGTCCAGTCAATGCCCATATATAGTACGTGTTGTGATTTTGCTCAAGAAAATGCACACAGAACGTAAATGgtatatcatttttttgtcttcagGCTTAGGGTCATCTCTTGCTTTCTTCCCGAGCTTAAGTCTGGTGGGGAAATACTTCGACAAGAAGAGAGCCATTGCCAACGGTATCGCTGTCTCTGGCCCTAGCGTGGGGAGCATGGTGTTTCCCCCCGTCTTCACGTATCTGATAGAGGAGTACGGGTGGAGAGGGTCGTTATTGATTGCTGCCGGAGTCATGCTCAACATCACAGCTTTCGCGGCATTGTTGAGGCCGATCCAGCTGCCTGAAAAGCAACTGTCGTTGCCGTCAGACCGAGCGGAAACAACGTCATTCTCAGAGCTTAATGAGGTCCCACAGGACCGACCAACTGTCAGAATTAATGAGGGTAAATCGTGCCTCTCCCGCAGTCATTGGAGGACAGTGATAGCTGAACTCAAGGCTCTGTTAACCAATCCTCGTCTAGTTTCCTTCATAACTGCAGACATGTTCTTCTTGGGGTTTGGCTTCTTCATTCCCGTCGTGCACATCGCGCCGCGCGCACGGCATCTCGGTATTGAGCCGTACCAATCGGCGTTCCTTGTTTCCTTGATTGCTATAGGTGACGTCATAAGTCGGTTTCTGTCGGGATTTCTCCCAACATGTCGGAAGTTTCGGCATCTTCATTGGTACACACTTTCCCTATTAACGACTGGCATCTCTTCTCTGTTGTCAACCCTTGCAAAGACTTACCCAGCGCTGGCTGCCTATTGCATGGTACTAGGGCTTCTCGAAGGGGCAGGTTTGGCAATTTCACTAACCGTCCTAGCGGATCTTGTCGGTCCTACAAGACTCTCTGGTGCAATGGGACTGGTGATGTTGCTGATGAGCGTTTCAGTAACGGGCGCACCTCCCATCGCAG GGAAGCTGTACGACTCCACACAAAATTACAACATATCGTTCATCGTGGCCGGATGTGGCCCTATTCTTGGAGGACTgatagccgccatcttgttgtGCTTTGGGGACGAGAACGTTCGCCGAGTGTCTGAGAGGCAGAGCCCTTCTACCGCTTTCGTCAACGGAGCCCGACCCAGCAGCGTCGTCAAGTCAGACGACAAACAACTTCTCAAGCCGTTTGTGATCGAAACATCAGTGTAA